The Ranitomeya variabilis isolate aRanVar5 chromosome 7, aRanVar5.hap1, whole genome shotgun sequence genome includes a window with the following:
- the LOC143785324 gene encoding E3 ubiquitin/ISG15 ligase TRIM25-like — protein sequence MASAELRDELNCSICLSLYTDPVSLRCGHNFCRSCIVSVLDAQEAAGGYSCPDCRAEYPERPAPEKKRKLRNIVERFSSTQPDVEETRIFCTYCTKSPVLAVRTCLHCETSMCEEHLTAHNKSVNHNLTEPTVSFMDRKCSTHNEILKYYCPIDAACICVSCWVAGDHRGHYVELLDVASEKKKEKLKKYLDNLNPQKKKILTKVQNLQDRKTKIQEKASDKRKNISKRFMDIKKQLEIAEKKALSEVSRQEEKIVSQISDLIKKLEIQEDELSRKMRHVEEICRVTDPIRVLQESDITVCSHGGDEDTGGDGGEVSTEEDLDEVLISLTLHRSTRDIVTNVTSELGVHAPDILLDVDTAHRWVKISEDLKTATKSGEKQDKPKSPGRFVDYPQVLSRCGFSSGQHYWEVEWDQIGDCAIGLSYPSIKREGRQSCIAYNDKSWCLYMYDVEYKVWRNSVRLALSVKPTCPTLGVFLDYEAGRLSFYELCDPIRHLHTFTASFTEPLHVIFCVSKGASVTIRS from the coding sequence ATGGCGTCTGCTGAGCTGAGGGACGAGCTGAACTGCTCCATCTGCCTGAGCCTCTATACAGATCCCGTatccctgagatgtggacacaacttctgccgctcGTGTATTGTGAGTGTGCTGGATGCACAGGAGGCGGCTGGAGGGTATTCCTGTCCTGACTGCAGAGCAGAATATCCAGAGCGTCCGGCCCCGGAGAAGAAACGGAAGCTGAGGAACATAGTGGAGCGTTtctcatctactcagcctgatGTGGAGGAGACCagaatcttctgtacttactgtacaaagtctcctgtccTGGCTGTAAGGACATGTCTGCATTGTGAGACCTCCATGTGTGAGGAACATCTCACAGCCCATAACAAGTCGGTGAATCACAATCTAACTGAACCTACGGTGTCATTTATGGATCGAAAATGCTCCACACACAATGAGATCCTGAAATACTACTGTCCTATAGACGCCGCctgtatctgtgtgtcctgctgGGTGGCCGGAGACCACAGGGGACATTACGTGGAGCTACTAGATGTGGCCTCtgagaagaagaaggagaaactGAAGAAATATTTGGATAATCtaaacccacaaaaaaaaaaaattctgacaaaAGTCCAGAATCTGCAGGATCGTAAGACTAAGATCCAGGAGAAAGCCTCTGATAAGAGGAAGAACATCAGTAAGAGATTTATGGACATTAAGAAGCAACTGGAAATAGCAGAAAAGAAAGCACTGAGCGAGGTCTCCAGGCAGGAGGAGAAGATTGTGTCCCAGATATCTGATCTGATCAAGAAGCTGGAAATACAGgaggacgagctgtccaggaagatgcgTCACGTGGAGGAGATATGTCGTGTCACCGACCCAATAAGAGTCTTACAAGAAAGTGACATTACAGTGTGTAgccatggaggtgatgaggacacaggaggagatGGTGGAGAGGTCAGTACTGAGGAGGATCTGGATGAGGTTCTGATCTCACTGACCTTACACCGATCTACGAGGGATATTGTCACTAATGTAACATCAGAGCTCGGGGTCCATGCCCCAGACATATTGCTGGATGTGGACACTGCTCATAGATGGGTGAAGATATCAGAAGACCTGAAGACTGCAACAAAATCAGGAGAAAAACAGGACAAACCAAAGTCACCAGGAAGATTTGTGGATTACCCCCAGGTGTTAAGCAGATGTGGCTTCTCTTCGGGACAACATTACTGGGAGGTAGAGTGGGACCAGATAGGAGACTGTGCCATTGGACTGTCCTATCCCAGTATAAAAAGGGAAGGACGACAGTCTTGTATTGCATATAATGATAAATCTTGGTGTTTGTACATGTATGATGTAGAATATAAAGTATGGCGCAACTCAGTCAGATTAGCCCTCAGTGTAAAGCCAACATGTCCGACTCTTGGGGTCTTCTTAGACTATGAGGCCGGGCGTCTGTCCTtctatgagctgtgtgaccccatcagacacttacacaccttcaccgCCTCCTTCACTGAACCCCTACATGTTATCTTCTGTGTGAGTAAAGGAGCCTCTGTTACAATAAGAAGCTGA
- the LOC143785325 gene encoding E3 ubiquitin/ISG15 ligase TRIM25-like: MASSELRDELNCSICLSLYTDPVSLRCGHNFCRSCIVSVLDAQEAAGGYSCPDCRAEYPERPALEKNRKLRNIVERFSSTQPDMEETRIFCTYCDSPVLAVRTCLQCETSMCEKHLTAHNKSVNHNLTEPTVSFMDRKCSTHNEILKYYCPIDAACICVSCWVAGDHRGHYVELLDVASEKKKEKLKKYLDNLNPQKKKILTKVQNLQDRKTKIQEKASDKRKNVSKTFMDIKKQLEMAEKKVLSEVSRQEEKIVSQISHLIKKLEIQEDELSKKLCLVEEMCRVTDPIRLLQESDITVCSPGGDEDTGGDGGEVTTEEDLDEVLISLTLHRSMRDIVTNVTSELGVHVPDILLDVDTAHRRVKISEDLKTATDSEEKQERPESPGRFVTYSQVLSRCGLSSGRHYWEVKWNQIGRCIIGLSYPSIEREGKQSCIAYNDKSWCLDMYNGGYKVWHNSDALDLSVKPTCPTLGLFLDYEAGRLSFYEMCDPIRHLHTFTASFTEPLHVIFYVYDGASVTVRS; this comes from the coding sequence ATGGCGTCTTCGGAGCTGAGGGACGAGCTGAACTGCTCCATCTGCCTGAGCCTCTATACAGATCCCGTatccctgagatgtggacacaacttctgccgctcGTGTATTGTGAGTGTGCTGGATGCACAGGAGGCGGCTGGAGGGTATTCCTGTCCTGACTGCAGAGCAGAATATCCGGAGCGTCCGGCCCTGGAGAAGAACAGGAAGCTGAGGAACATAGTGGAGCGTTtctcatctactcagcctgatatggaggagaccagaatcttctgtacttactgtgaTTCTCCTGTCCTGGCTGTAAGAACATGTCTACAGTGTGAGACCTCGATGTGTGAGAAACATCTCACAGCCCATAACAAGTCGGTGAATCACAATCTAACTGAACCTACGGTGTCATTTATGGATCGAAAATGCTCCACACACAACGAGATCCTGAAATACTACTGTCCTATAGACGCCGCctgtatctgtgtgtcctgctgGGTGGCTGGAGATCACAGGGGACATTACGTGGAGCTACTGGATGTGGCCTCtgagaagaagaaggagaaactGAAGAAATATTTGGATAATCtaaacccacaaaaaaaaaaaattctgacaaaAGTCCAGAATCTGCAGGATCGTAAGACTAAGATCCAGGAGAAAGCCTCTGATAAGAGGAAGAACGTCAGTAAGACATTTATGGACATTAAGAAGCAACTGGAAATGGCAGAAAAGAAAGTGCTGAGCGAGGTCTCCAGGCAGGAGGAGAAGATTGTGTCCCAGATATCTCATCTGATCAAGAAGCTGGAAATACAGGAGGACGAGCTGTCCAAGAAGTTGTGTCTTGTGGAGGAGATGTGTCGTGTCACCGACCCAATAAGACTCTTACAAGAAAGTGACATTACAGTGTGTAGTcctggaggtgatgaggacacagggggagATGGTGGAGAGGTCACTACTGAGGAGGATCTGGATGAGGTTCTGATCTCACTGACCTTACACCGATCTATGAGGGACATTGTCACCAATGTAACGTCAGAGCTCGGGGTCCATGTCCCAGACATATTGCTGGATGTGGACACTGCTCATAGAAGGGTGAAGATATCAGAAGATCTGAAAACGGCAACAGATTCAGAAGAAAAACAGGAGAGGCCAGAATCACCAGGAAGATTTGTGACTTACTCTCAGGTGTTAAGCAGATGTGGCCTCTCCTCAGGACGACATTATTGGGAGGTAAAGTGGAACCAGATAGGAAGATGTATCATCGGATTGTCCTATCCCAGTATAGAAAGGGAAGGAAAACAGTCTTGTATTGCATATAATGATAAATCTTGGTGTTTGGATATGTATAATGGAGGATATAAAGTATGGCACAACTCAGATGCATTAGACCTCAGTGTAAAACCAACATGTCCGACTCTTGGACTCTTCTTAGACTATGAGGCCGGGCGTCTGTCCTTCTATGAgatgtgtgaccccatcagacacttacacaccttcaccgCCTCCTTCACTGAACCCCTACATGTTATCTTCTATGTGTATGATGGAGCCTCTGTTACAGTAAGAAGCTGA